Proteins from one Panthera leo isolate Ple1 chromosome D1, P.leo_Ple1_pat1.1, whole genome shotgun sequence genomic window:
- the CABP2 gene encoding calcium-binding protein 2, with protein MVQEPMGNCAKRPRHRGPKERWQWPSSPPGRSHHSPGPGPGPGPEEQGDPGPGIQGYSVLSSLVGPACIFLRPSIAATQLDRELRPEEIEELQIAFQEFDRDRDGYIGYRELGACMRTLGYMPTEMELIEISQQISGGKVDFEHFVELMGPKLLAETADMIGVRELRDAFREFDTNGDGRISLGELRAALKALLGERLSQREVDEVLHDIDLNGDGLVDFEEFVRMMSR; from the exons ATGGTTCAGGAGCCCATGGGAAACTGTGCCAAACGGCCTCGACATCGGGGGCCTAAG GAGCGCTGGCAGTGGCCCAGCTCCCCCCCAGGGCGCTCCCACCacagccccggccccggccccggccccggccccgagGAGCAGGGGGACCCTGGGCCGGGCATCCAGGGTTACTCGGTGCTCAGCAGCCTGGTGGGGCCCGCCTGCATCTTCCTGCGGCCCAGCATCGCGGCCACCCAGCTC GACCGGGAGCTGCGGCCAGAGGAGATCGAAG AGCTGCAGATCGCCTTCCAGGAGTTTGACCGAGACCGTGACGGCTACATCGGCTACCGGGAGCTGGGCGCCTGCATGCGGACCCTGGGCTACATGCCCACGGAGATGGAACTCATCGAGATTTCACAGCAAATCA GTGGCGGGAAGGTGGACTTCGAGCACTTCGTTGAGCTGATGGGCCCCAAGCTGCTGGCAGAGACTGCAGACATGATCGGCGTCAGGGAGCTTCGAGATGCCTTTCGGGAG TTCGACACCAACGGGGATGGCCGCATCAGCTTGGGTGAGCTGCGGGCAGCCCTCAAGGCCCTGCTGGGGGAGCGCCTCAGCCAGCGGGAGGTGGACGAGGTCCTCCACGACATTGACCTCAACGGGGACGGCCTGGTGGACTTTGAAG AGTTTGTGCGAATGATGTCTCGCTGA